From a single Streptomyces sp. NBC_01264 genomic region:
- a CDS encoding S8 family peptidase — translation MRTPRIRSSGAAVSAAVAAIALAAGLTTPVAAAPTTGSSDGPVGQQPAGQGFTQLNLITGDKVTVDPEGRPVGFAPAKGREKIPVSVRRDEGGSSLVPLDARQLIESGRLDPRLFDLTELSRPEYHKARGDQLKLIVRYDGSAPAAKSALRSTDGVRVDRTYGLLDAEAVTASPVSAAALWVGLTGRQGGAARLAAPYGIASVWLDGIRTASLDRSTRQIGADKAWAAGYDGTGVKIAVLDTGIDTGHPDLAGQVVAAADFSESGSTADRYGHGTHVASIAAGTGAKSGGKYKGVAPGAKLLNGKVLGDEGYGSDSGILAGIEWAVAQGAQVVNLSLGGPDAPETDPVEAAVNKLSADKGVLFAVAAGNDGKSGPGTIDSPGSADAALTVGAVDKSDRLADFSGTGPRAGDGAVKPDVTAPGVGITAAAAVGSAIEQRVGQNPVGYLPLSGTSMAAPHAAGAAALLKQQHPKWTGAQIKGILTGSAEPGPYNAFQQGTGRISVGQALGQSVVAEPLALAFANALWPHEDDAPVTRKVTYRNLGTAPVTLKLSVTATGPDGKPAPAGFLAFARPSVTVPAGKTASVDLTLNTRLGGSVNGRYTGHAVATAAGQSVRTAIVADREVESYALTIRHIGRDGKRPAIYASNLQGVSGLATGRSFSNHEGSGSQTIRVPKGSYMLDSHLMADPEIGEEALDWISQPRLDITRDTTVTVDARTTKPVDITVPSDTAVTGFITPSYELRVGDVGYTFGWWLWSGIPLRTHGQGPEPATGNTLTQRWDKHAVSETEEYHTTLGGPVRTLATGYTRHLKASDLATVTVDHGSSAPDKVGIVRAVGRLPGNDGPSSMWQPRLLPTTVTLHLSSVDGVKWALSASQFGLDENSNEVAETSYAVERAYPGGRTYQERFNTAAAGPLVNTAAGLGLYRKGDKIWGTLPLLADGAGHDGTGFHAKGRTVLYRNGVVVGNQASELRDAKRFSVAPGEASYKLVASATQSGTVSRTSSKVTATWWFRSGTTATGTPAQLPASVVRFAPATRLDGTVNGGHPFRVPVTVLGPAAGKGLKSLTVSVSYDDGYTWQTLPVQDGAVITQTPPSGGHASLRGTVVDTAGNKSEVTVLRAYLTD, via the coding sequence GTGCGTACACCTCGTATTCGGAGTTCGGGGGCGGCCGTTTCGGCGGCCGTCGCCGCCATCGCGCTCGCGGCGGGTCTCACCACACCCGTCGCCGCCGCACCCACGACCGGCAGTTCGGACGGACCGGTGGGTCAACAGCCCGCCGGGCAGGGGTTCACCCAACTGAACCTGATCACCGGGGACAAGGTCACCGTGGACCCCGAAGGCCGCCCCGTCGGCTTCGCCCCGGCCAAGGGCCGGGAGAAGATACCCGTGTCGGTCCGCCGGGACGAAGGCGGCAGCAGCCTCGTCCCGCTCGATGCCCGGCAGCTGATCGAGTCGGGCCGGCTCGATCCCCGCCTCTTCGACCTCACCGAACTCTCCCGCCCCGAATACCACAAGGCCCGAGGCGACCAACTGAAGCTCATCGTGCGCTACGACGGCTCCGCCCCGGCCGCCAAGTCCGCCCTGCGTTCCACCGACGGCGTGCGCGTGGATCGTACGTACGGCCTGCTCGACGCCGAGGCCGTGACCGCCTCCCCGGTGAGTGCCGCCGCGCTCTGGGTCGGGCTCACCGGCCGGCAGGGCGGCGCCGCCCGCCTGGCCGCCCCCTACGGCATCGCCTCCGTCTGGCTCGACGGCATCCGCACCGCCAGTCTGGACAGGAGCACGCGTCAGATCGGCGCCGACAAGGCCTGGGCCGCCGGCTACGACGGCACCGGCGTGAAGATAGCCGTCCTCGACACCGGCATCGACACGGGCCACCCCGACCTCGCCGGCCAGGTCGTCGCCGCCGCGGACTTCTCCGAATCGGGCAGCACCGCGGACCGGTACGGCCACGGCACCCACGTCGCCTCGATCGCCGCCGGTACGGGGGCCAAGTCGGGAGGGAAGTACAAGGGCGTCGCGCCGGGAGCCAAACTGCTCAACGGCAAGGTTCTGGGCGACGAAGGCTACGGCAGCGACTCCGGCATCCTGGCCGGCATCGAGTGGGCCGTCGCGCAGGGCGCCCAGGTGGTCAACCTGAGCCTCGGCGGGCCCGATGCCCCCGAGACCGACCCGGTCGAAGCCGCCGTGAACAAGCTCTCCGCCGACAAGGGCGTCCTCTTCGCCGTCGCCGCCGGCAACGACGGAAAGTCCGGACCGGGCACCATCGACTCCCCCGGCAGCGCCGACGCCGCCCTCACCGTGGGCGCCGTCGACAAGTCCGACCGCCTCGCCGACTTCTCCGGCACCGGCCCCCGCGCCGGTGACGGCGCCGTCAAACCCGACGTCACGGCCCCGGGCGTGGGCATCACCGCGGCCGCCGCCGTCGGCAGCGCCATCGAACAGCGCGTCGGCCAGAACCCGGTCGGCTACCTCCCCCTTTCCGGCACCTCCATGGCCGCGCCGCACGCGGCCGGCGCCGCCGCCCTGCTCAAGCAGCAGCACCCGAAGTGGACCGGCGCGCAGATCAAGGGCATCCTCACCGGCTCCGCCGAGCCCGGCCCCTACAACGCCTTCCAGCAAGGCACCGGCCGCATCTCGGTCGGCCAGGCCCTCGGCCAGTCCGTGGTCGCCGAACCCCTCGCACTGGCCTTCGCCAACGCACTGTGGCCGCACGAGGACGACGCCCCCGTCACCCGGAAGGTCACCTACCGCAACCTGGGCACCGCTCCGGTCACCCTGAAGCTGTCCGTCACCGCCACCGGCCCCGACGGGAAGCCCGCTCCGGCCGGCTTCCTCGCCTTCGCCCGGCCGAGCGTCACCGTCCCCGCCGGCAAGACCGCGTCGGTGGACCTCACCCTGAACACCCGGCTCGGCGGCTCCGTCAACGGCCGGTACACCGGGCACGCGGTGGCGACCGCGGCCGGGCAGAGCGTCCGTACGGCGATCGTCGCCGATCGCGAGGTCGAGTCGTACGCGCTGACCATCCGCCACATCGGCCGGGACGGCAAGCGGCCGGCCATCTACGCCAGCAACCTCCAGGGCGTGAGCGGGCTGGCCACCGGCAGGAGCTTCAGCAACCACGAGGGCTCCGGCTCCCAGACCATCCGCGTCCCCAAGGGCAGCTACATGCTCGACTCGCACCTCATGGCCGACCCGGAGATTGGCGAGGAGGCCCTCGACTGGATCTCCCAGCCCCGCCTCGACATCACCCGCGACACCACGGTCACGGTCGATGCCCGCACCACGAAGCCGGTGGACATCACGGTGCCCTCGGACACGGCCGTCACCGGGTTCATCACCCCCAGCTACGAGCTGCGCGTCGGCGACGTCGGCTACACCTTCGGATGGTGGCTCTGGTCCGGAATCCCGCTGCGCACCCACGGCCAGGGTCCCGAGCCGGCCACCGGAAACACTCTGACCCAGCGGTGGGACAAGCACGCGGTGTCCGAAACCGAGGAGTACCACACCACGCTCGGCGGCCCGGTGCGCACCCTGGCCACCGGCTACACCCGCCATCTGAAGGCCTCCGACCTGGCCACCGTCACCGTCGATCACGGCTCCTCGGCCCCTGACAAGGTGGGCATCGTACGGGCGGTCGGCCGGCTGCCGGGCAACGACGGCCCGAGCTCCATGTGGCAGCCGCGGCTCCTGCCGACCACGGTCACGCTGCACCTCTCCTCGGTCGACGGCGTGAAGTGGGCGCTGTCCGCCTCCCAGTTCGGCCTGGACGAGAACAGCAACGAGGTCGCGGAGACCTCGTACGCCGTCGAACGCGCCTACCCGGGCGGCCGCACCTACCAGGAACGCTTCAACACCGCTGCCGCCGGGCCCCTGGTGAACACCGCGGCGGGACTCGGGCTCTACCGCAAGGGCGACAAGATCTGGGGCACGCTGCCGCTGCTCGCGGACGGCGCCGGGCACGACGGGACCGGCTTCCACGCCAAGGGCAGGACCGTGCTCTACCGCAACGGGGTCGTCGTCGGCAACCAGGCATCCGAGCTCCGCGACGCCAAGCGCTTCTCGGTCGCCCCCGGCGAGGCCTCCTACAAGCTGGTGGCCTCTGCCACCCAGTCCGGGACCGTCAGCCGCACCTCGTCGAAGGTGACCGCTACCTGGTGGTTCCGCTCCGGCACGACCGCGACGGGCACCCCGGCCCAACTGCCCGCCTCCGTCGTCCGGTTCGCTCCCGCGACACGTCTGGACGGGACCGTCAACGGGGGCCACCCGTTCCGCGTCCCCGTCACCGTCCTGGGCCCGGCGGCCGGGAAGGGACTGAAGTCCCTGACCGTGTCCGTCTCCTACGACGACGGCTACACCTGGCAGACCCTGCCGGTCCAGGACGGGGCGGTCATCACGCAGACCCCGCCGTCCGGCGGCCACGCCTCCCTGCGCGGCACGGTGGTCGACACGGCGGGCAACAAATCCGAGGTCACGGTGCTGCGCGCGTACCTGACCGACTGA